One window of the Streptomyces sp. NBC_00259 genome contains the following:
- a CDS encoding vitamin K epoxide reductase family protein, translated as MTTAAVDGVSSGKEAEAARAAVGGSRAFAWLLVITGAAGLLASWVITIDKFKILEAKIAGTTFTPGCSLNPIVSCGSVMESDQASAFGFPNPMLGLATYAVVICVGMSLLAGARFRRWYWLTFNAGTLFGVGFCTWLQYQSLYNINALCLWCSLAWVATIFMFWYVTSHNIRTGLLPAPAWAKSFLAEFAWVPPVLHTGVIGMLILTRWWDFWTG; from the coding sequence ATGACGACTGCAGCGGTTGACGGTGTGTCCTCCGGCAAGGAAGCGGAGGCCGCGCGCGCTGCCGTCGGCGGCAGCCGCGCGTTCGCCTGGCTCCTGGTGATCACCGGCGCGGCCGGGCTGCTGGCCTCCTGGGTCATCACGATCGACAAGTTCAAGATCCTCGAGGCCAAGATCGCCGGGACGACCTTCACCCCCGGCTGCAGCCTCAACCCGATCGTCTCCTGCGGCAGCGTCATGGAGAGCGACCAGGCCTCCGCCTTCGGGTTCCCCAACCCGATGCTCGGCCTGGCCACGTACGCCGTGGTGATCTGCGTCGGCATGAGCCTGCTGGCGGGAGCCCGCTTCCGCCGCTGGTACTGGCTGACGTTCAACGCGGGCACGCTCTTCGGCGTCGGATTCTGCACCTGGCTGCAGTACCAGTCGCTGTACAACATCAACGCGCTGTGCCTGTGGTGCTCGCTGGCGTGGGTCGCCACGATCTTCATGTTCTGGTACGTGACCTCGCACAACATCCGCACCGGACTGCTCCCGGCCCCGGCGTGGGCCAAGAGCTTCCTGGCCGAGTTCGCCTGGGTCCCGCCCGTGCTGCACACCGGCGTCATCGGGATGCTGATCCTGACCCGCTGGTGGGACTTCTGGACCGGCTGA
- the hisS gene encoding histidine--tRNA ligase, whose protein sequence is MSTFQAPKGTYDLIPPDSAKYLAVREAIAAPLRNSGYGYIETPGFENVELFARGVGESTDIVTKEMYAFETKGGDRLALRPEGTASVLRAALEANLHKAGNLPVKLWYSGSYYRYERPQKGRYRHFSQVGAEALGAEDPALDAELIILADQAYRSLGLSNFRILLNSLGDKECRPVYRDALQGFLRGLDLDEDTRRRVDINPLRVLDDKRDSVQRQLVGAPLLRDHLCDACKAYHEEVRDLLTAAGVAYEDDEKLVRGLDYYTRTTFEFVHDGLGSQSAVGGGGRYDGLSEMIGGPALPSVGWALGVDRTVLALEAEGIELELPSATGVFAVPLGEEARRVLFGVVTELRRAGVAADFSYGGKGLKGAMKNANRSGARYAIVAGERDLAEGVVQLKDMESGEQTAVPLDGLVAAVRSRLS, encoded by the coding sequence GTGAGCACCTTCCAGGCCCCCAAGGGCACGTACGACCTGATCCCGCCGGACTCCGCCAAGTACCTGGCGGTGCGCGAGGCGATCGCCGCGCCGCTGAGGAACTCCGGCTACGGCTACATCGAGACGCCCGGCTTCGAGAACGTCGAGCTGTTCGCACGCGGCGTCGGTGAGTCCACCGACATCGTCACCAAGGAGATGTACGCCTTCGAGACCAAGGGCGGCGACAGGCTCGCCCTGCGGCCCGAGGGCACCGCGTCCGTGCTGCGCGCCGCTCTGGAGGCCAATCTCCACAAGGCCGGGAACCTGCCGGTCAAGCTCTGGTACTCGGGCTCGTACTACCGCTACGAGCGCCCGCAGAAGGGCCGCTACCGGCACTTCTCGCAGGTCGGCGCCGAGGCGCTGGGCGCCGAGGACCCGGCGCTCGACGCCGAACTGATCATCCTGGCCGACCAGGCGTACCGCTCGCTGGGCCTCAGCAACTTCCGCATCCTGCTGAACTCGCTCGGCGACAAGGAGTGCCGCCCCGTCTACCGCGACGCGCTCCAGGGCTTCCTGCGCGGGCTCGACCTGGACGAGGACACCCGGCGCCGGGTCGACATCAACCCGTTGCGGGTCCTCGACGACAAGCGCGACAGCGTCCAGCGGCAGCTCGTGGGCGCGCCGCTGCTGCGCGACCACCTGTGCGACGCGTGCAAGGCGTACCACGAGGAGGTGCGCGACCTGCTGACGGCGGCCGGCGTCGCCTACGAGGACGACGAGAAGCTGGTGCGCGGACTGGACTACTACACGCGCACGACCTTCGAGTTCGTCCACGACGGTCTCGGCTCGCAGTCCGCCGTGGGTGGCGGCGGTCGTTACGACGGCCTGTCCGAGATGATCGGCGGCCCCGCGCTGCCGTCCGTCGGCTGGGCCCTCGGTGTCGACCGTACGGTCCTGGCGCTGGAGGCCGAGGGCATCGAGCTCGAACTGCCCTCCGCCACCGGCGTGTTCGCCGTCCCGCTCGGCGAGGAGGCGCGCCGCGTCCTCTTCGGTGTCGTCACCGAGCTGCGCAGGGCGGGCGTCGCCGCCGACTTCAGCTACGGCGGCAAGGGCCTCAAGGGTGCGATGAAGAACGCGAACCGCAGTGGTGCGCGGTACGCGATCGTCGCCGGCGAGCGGGATCTCGCGGAGGGCGTGGTCCAGCTCAAGGACATGGAGTCGGGCGAGCAGACGGCGGTCCCGCTGGACGGCCTGGTCGCGGCGGTCAGGTCACGTCTGTCCTGA
- a CDS encoding MBL fold metallo-hydrolase, giving the protein MLIAGFPAGAWGTNCYLVAPAAGEECVIIDPGHQAAEGVEETLRKHRLKPVAVMLTHGHIDHVASVVPVCGAHDVPAWIHPADRYMMSDPEKALGRSIGMPLMGELTVGEPDDVHELTDGAALKLAGLELTVSHAPGHTKGSVTFTLPEAADIPPVFFSGDLLFAGSIGRTDLPGGDMAEMLDSLGRVCLPLDDSTVVLSGHGPQTTIGRERATNPYLREVAAGQGDGTTAAPRRGM; this is encoded by the coding sequence GTGCTTATTGCCGGGTTCCCCGCCGGGGCCTGGGGGACCAACTGTTACCTGGTCGCCCCGGCCGCAGGCGAGGAGTGCGTGATCATCGACCCGGGCCACCAGGCCGCCGAGGGAGTCGAGGAGACGCTCAGGAAGCATCGGCTCAAGCCCGTGGCCGTGATGCTCACCCATGGCCACATCGACCATGTCGCCTCGGTCGTCCCGGTGTGCGGAGCCCATGACGTGCCGGCGTGGATCCACCCCGCCGACCGCTACATGATGAGCGACCCGGAGAAGGCTCTCGGCCGCTCCATCGGGATGCCGCTCATGGGCGAGCTGACCGTGGGGGAGCCGGACGACGTCCACGAGCTGACGGACGGCGCGGCCCTGAAGCTGGCCGGTCTCGAGCTGACCGTGTCGCACGCGCCCGGCCATACCAAGGGGTCGGTGACCTTCACTCTGCCCGAGGCCGCGGACATCCCGCCGGTCTTCTTCTCGGGCGATCTGCTGTTCGCCGGCTCCATCGGACGCACCGACCTGCCCGGCGGTGACATGGCCGAGATGCTCGACTCGCTGGGCCGTGTGTGCCTGCCGCTCGACGACTCGACCGTGGTCCTGTCCGGCCACGGCCCCCAGACCACCATCGGCCGTGAGCGCGCGACCAACCCGTATCTGCGGGAGGTCGCCGCCGGCCAGGGAGACGGCACGACCGCCGCTCCCCGACGAGGAATGTAG
- a CDS encoding peptidylprolyl isomerase, giving the protein MVSSDQRRRQLAREKFERQQRRREEIRKKSRRRNAIIAAVLAVVVAAGGAAYLSVGLSDGGGKDDSAVKEADQSPTPTQSESSVPEPAMAIAAKGTYTMSMKTSQGDIAFTMDAAKTPHTVNSFKHLADKGYFDNTKCHRLTTEGIFVLQCGDPKGDGTGGPGYTIPDENLAGLGKAGADGTVTYPAGTVAMANTGAPNSGGSQFFLVYKDSKLPPSYTPFGTMDAAGLTAVEAVAAGGVEGGAKDGAPTKAVTVKKAAVSKG; this is encoded by the coding sequence GTGGTCAGCAGCGATCAGCGGCGGCGGCAGCTCGCCAGGGAGAAGTTCGAGCGGCAGCAGCGACGCCGCGAGGAGATCCGCAAGAAGTCCAGGCGCCGCAACGCGATCATCGCGGCCGTTCTCGCCGTGGTCGTGGCCGCGGGTGGCGCGGCGTACCTCTCGGTGGGCCTGTCGGACGGCGGCGGCAAGGACGACTCCGCGGTGAAGGAGGCCGACCAGTCCCCGACGCCCACGCAGAGCGAGAGCAGTGTGCCGGAGCCCGCGATGGCCATCGCGGCGAAGGGCACGTACACGATGTCGATGAAGACCAGCCAGGGCGACATCGCGTTCACGATGGACGCCGCGAAGACCCCGCACACGGTGAACTCGTTCAAGCACCTCGCGGACAAGGGCTACTTCGACAACACGAAGTGTCACCGGCTGACCACGGAGGGCATCTTCGTCCTGCAGTGCGGCGACCCGAAGGGCGACGGTACGGGCGGTCCTGGCTACACGATCCCGGACGAGAATCTGGCCGGCCTCGGCAAGGCCGGCGCCGACGGCACCGTCACCTACCCGGCGGGCACGGTGGCCATGGCGAACACGGGCGCGCCGAACAGCGGCGGCAGCCAGTTCTTCCTCGTCTACAAGGACAGCAAACTCCCGCCGTCGTACACGCCGTTCGGCACGATGGACGCGGCAGGGCTCACGGCGGTCGAGGCCGTCGCGGCGGGTGGCGTCGAGGGCGGGGCCAAGGACGGCGCCCCCACGAAGGCCGTCACCGTCAAGAAGGCAGCGGTCAGCAAGGGGTGA
- a CDS encoding DUF349 domain-containing protein, protein MSSDPWGRVDETGTVYVRTSDGEQVVGSWQAGTPEEALAYFERKYEGLVVEIGLLEKRVKTTDLSAKDATTAIEHIRQQVDEHHAVGDLAALRVRLDALVAAVDARREERKAQKAKQTDEARHAKEALVVEAEELAQSEQWRAAGERLRALVDTWKGLPRLDRKSDDELWHRFSHARSAFSKRRKAHFAALDAQREVARQTKERLVAEAESLSGSTDWGPTAARYRDLMAEWKAAGRAQREHEDDLWNRFRGAQDVFFAARGGVFAERDAEQSENLKLKEELAVEAEKILPVTDLKAARAAFRSINERWEAIGHVPRDARPKVEGRMHAVERAIQEAEEAEWRRTNPEARARAEGLTGQLQAAVDKLRTQIDAARAAGNNAKADKLARELEGRQALLDQALKGLEEFGG, encoded by the coding sequence GTGAGCAGCGACCCGTGGGGCCGCGTCGACGAGACGGGCACCGTGTACGTGCGGACTTCCGACGGTGAGCAGGTCGTCGGATCGTGGCAGGCCGGCACTCCCGAGGAGGCACTGGCCTACTTCGAGCGCAAGTACGAAGGCCTGGTCGTCGAAATCGGCCTCCTCGAGAAGCGGGTGAAGACCACCGACCTGTCGGCGAAGGACGCGACGACCGCGATCGAGCACATTCGCCAGCAGGTGGACGAGCACCACGCCGTCGGCGACCTCGCGGCGCTGCGCGTGCGGCTGGACGCGCTCGTCGCGGCGGTCGACGCGCGCCGCGAGGAGCGCAAGGCCCAGAAGGCGAAGCAGACCGACGAGGCCCGGCACGCCAAGGAAGCACTGGTCGTCGAGGCCGAGGAGCTGGCGCAGAGCGAGCAGTGGCGGGCGGCCGGGGAGCGGCTGCGTGCGCTGGTGGACACCTGGAAGGGTCTGCCGAGGCTCGACCGCAAGTCCGACGACGAGCTGTGGCACCGCTTCTCGCACGCCCGCTCGGCGTTCTCCAAGCGCCGCAAGGCCCACTTCGCCGCTCTGGACGCACAGCGCGAGGTGGCCCGCCAGACGAAGGAGCGGCTGGTCGCCGAGGCCGAGTCGCTCTCCGGTTCGACGGACTGGGGCCCCACGGCCGCCCGCTACCGCGATCTGATGGCGGAGTGGAAGGCCGCGGGCCGCGCCCAGCGCGAGCACGAGGACGACCTGTGGAACCGTTTCCGCGGCGCCCAGGACGTCTTCTTCGCGGCCCGCGGCGGGGTGTTCGCCGAGCGCGACGCCGAGCAGTCGGAGAACCTGAAGCTGAAGGAAGAGCTGGCGGTCGAGGCCGAGAAGATCCTGCCCGTGACGGACCTGAAGGCCGCTCGCGCCGCCTTCCGGTCCATCAACGAGCGCTGGGAGGCCATCGGCCATGTCCCGCGTGACGCCCGCCCGAAGGTGGAGGGCCGGATGCACGCGGTGGAGCGGGCGATCCAGGAGGCCGAGGAGGCCGAGTGGCGCCGCACCAACCCGGAGGCGCGGGCGCGTGCCGAGGGTCTGACGGGCCAGCTGCAGGCCGCCGTCGACAAGCTGCGGACACAGATCGACGCCGCGCGCGCGGCGGGCAACAACGCCAAGGCGGACAAGCTCGCGCGGGAGCTCGAGGGACGTCAGGCGCTGCTGGACCAGGCCCTCAAGGGCCTGGAGGAGTTCGGCGGCTGA
- a CDS encoding RelA/SpoT family protein, whose amino-acid sequence MPDEARPATAQPDQNAEKAVAAPAAPEKKPGQPAGSAAPERSGTGAPVDGGRGSASGSAPAPVTAPKPTPAAPAPAPVTRSGGSSNRVRARLARLGVQRSSPYNPVLEPLLRIVRSNDPKIESSTLRQVERAYQVAERWHRGQKRKSGDPYITHPLAVTTILAELGMDPATLMAGLLHDTVEDTEYGLDTLRRDFGDQVALLVDGVTKLDKVKFGEAAQAETVRKMVVAMAKDPRVLVIKLADRLHNMRTMRYLKREKQEKKARETLEIYAPLAHRLGMNTIKWELEDLAFAILYPKMYDEIVRLVAERAPKRDEYLAIVTDEVQSDLRAARIKATVTGRPKHYYSVYQKMIVRGRDFAEIYDLVGIRVLVDTVRDCYAALGTVHARWNPVPGRFKDYIAMPKFNMYQSLHTTVIGPNGKPVELQIRTFDMHRRAEYGIAAHWKYKQEAVAGASKVRTDVPKGVGKDKDAINDMAWLRQLLDWQKETEDPGEFLESLRFDLSRNEVFVFTPKGDVIALPAGATPVDFAYAVHTEVGHRTIGARVNGRLVPLESTLDNGDLVEVFTSKATGAGPSRDWLGFVKSPRARNKIRAWFSKERRDEAIEQGKDSIARAMRKQNLPIQRILTGDSLVTLAHEMRYPDISSLYAAIGEGHVAAQGVVQKLVQALGGEEAATEDIAESVPPSRGRGRKRRANADPGVVVKGVDDVWVKLARCCTPVPGDPIIGFVTRGSGVSVHRADCVNVDSLSQQPERILDVEWAPTQSSVFLVAIQVEALDRSRLLSDVTRVLSDQHVNILSAAVQTSRDRVATSRFTFEMGDPKHLGHVLKAVRGVEGVYDVYRVTSARRP is encoded by the coding sequence TTGCCAGACGAGGCCCGTCCCGCCACCGCGCAGCCCGACCAGAACGCCGAGAAGGCTGTGGCGGCCCCAGCCGCGCCCGAGAAGAAGCCCGGGCAGCCGGCCGGGTCCGCGGCGCCCGAGCGGAGCGGAACGGGTGCGCCCGTGGACGGAGGCCGGGGGAGTGCGAGCGGCTCGGCCCCCGCACCCGTGACGGCCCCCAAGCCCACGCCCGCGGCCCCGGCGCCCGCCCCCGTGACGCGCTCCGGCGGCTCGTCCAACCGCGTCCGCGCCCGGCTGGCCCGGCTCGGCGTCCAGCGCTCCAGCCCGTACAACCCGGTCCTGGAGCCGCTGCTGCGGATCGTGCGCAGCAACGACCCGAAGATCGAGAGCTCGACGCTCCGCCAGGTCGAGCGCGCCTACCAGGTCGCCGAGCGCTGGCACCGCGGCCAGAAGCGCAAGAGCGGCGACCCGTACATCACGCATCCCCTCGCCGTCACCACCATCCTCGCCGAGCTCGGCATGGACCCGGCGACGCTGATGGCCGGACTGCTGCACGACACCGTCGAGGACACCGAGTACGGCCTGGACACCCTGCGCCGTGACTTCGGAGACCAGGTCGCCCTGCTCGTCGACGGCGTCACCAAGCTCGACAAGGTCAAGTTCGGCGAGGCCGCGCAGGCCGAGACCGTGCGCAAGATGGTCGTCGCCATGGCCAAGGACCCGCGCGTCCTGGTCATCAAGCTCGCCGACCGGCTGCACAACATGCGCACGATGCGCTACCTCAAGCGGGAGAAGCAGGAGAAGAAGGCCCGCGAGACCCTGGAGATCTACGCCCCGCTGGCCCACCGGCTGGGCATGAACACCATCAAGTGGGAGCTGGAGGACCTCGCCTTCGCGATCCTCTACCCCAAGATGTACGACGAGATCGTGCGGCTCGTCGCCGAGCGCGCGCCCAAGCGCGACGAGTACCTCGCCATAGTGACCGACGAGGTCCAGTCCGATCTGCGCGCCGCCCGGATCAAGGCCACCGTCACCGGCCGGCCGAAGCACTACTACAGCGTCTACCAGAAGATGATCGTCCGCGGCCGTGACTTCGCGGAGATCTACGACCTGGTCGGCATCCGCGTCCTCGTCGACACCGTCCGCGACTGCTACGCGGCGCTCGGCACCGTCCACGCCCGCTGGAACCCGGTTCCCGGGCGGTTCAAGGACTACATCGCGATGCCGAAGTTCAACATGTACCAGTCGCTGCACACGACGGTCATCGGACCCAACGGCAAGCCCGTCGAACTCCAGATCCGTACGTTCGACATGCACCGCCGCGCCGAGTACGGCATCGCCGCGCACTGGAAGTACAAGCAGGAGGCCGTCGCCGGCGCCTCCAAGGTCCGTACCGACGTCCCCAAGGGCGTCGGCAAGGACAAGGACGCCATCAACGACATGGCGTGGCTGCGGCAGTTGCTCGACTGGCAGAAGGAGACCGAGGACCCGGGCGAGTTCCTGGAGTCCCTGCGCTTCGACCTGTCCCGCAACGAGGTCTTCGTCTTCACGCCGAAGGGCGACGTCATAGCGCTGCCCGCCGGCGCCACCCCCGTCGACTTCGCGTACGCCGTGCACACCGAGGTCGGGCACCGCACCATAGGCGCCCGCGTCAACGGACGTCTCGTACCGCTCGAATCGACCCTGGACAACGGCGATCTGGTGGAGGTCTTCACCTCCAAGGCGACCGGCGCGGGCCCCTCCCGCGACTGGCTGGGCTTCGTCAAGTCGCCCCGGGCGAGGAACAAGATCCGTGCCTGGTTCTCCAAGGAGCGCCGGGACGAGGCGATCGAGCAGGGCAAGGACTCCATCGCCCGTGCCATGCGCAAGCAGAACCTGCCCATCCAGCGCATCCTCACCGGCGACTCGCTGGTCACGCTCGCGCACGAGATGCGCTACCCCGACATCTCCTCGCTGTACGCGGCGATCGGCGAGGGCCATGTCGCCGCCCAGGGCGTCGTGCAGAAGCTCGTCCAGGCGCTCGGCGGAGAGGAAGCGGCGACCGAGGACATCGCCGAGTCCGTACCGCCGTCGCGCGGGCGTGGCCGCAAGCGCCGCGCCAACGCGGATCCCGGTGTCGTCGTGAAGGGCGTCGACGACGTCTGGGTGAAGCTCGCCCGCTGTTGTACCCCCGTCCCCGGCGACCCGATCATCGGCTTCGTCACCCGCGGCAGCGGTGTCTCCGTGCACCGCGCGGACTGCGTCAACGTGGACTCGCTGTCGCAGCAGCCGGAGCGCATCCTCGACGTCGAATGGGCGCCCACCCAGTCCTCGGTCTTCCTCGTGGCCATCCAGGTCGAGGCCCTGGACCGCTCCCGGCTCCTCTCGGACGTCACCCGCGTCCTGTCCGACCAGCACGTCAACATCCTCTCGGCGGCCGTCCAGACCTCGCGCGACCGGGTCGCCACCTCCCGCTTCACCTTCGAGATGGGCGACCCGAAGCACCTGGGTCATGTCCTGAAGGCGGTGCGGGGTGTGGAGGGCGTGTACGACGTGTATCGCGTGACGTCCGCGCGGCGGCCGTAG
- a CDS encoding adenine phosphoribosyltransferase: protein MTVEMRELLLSRIRDVADYPKPGVLFKDITPLLADPAAFTVLTDALAELCVTHGATKVVGLEARGFILAAPVAVRAGVGFIPVRKAGKLPGATLSQAYELEYGTAEIEIHAEDIGADDRVMVIDDVLATGGTAEASLELIRRAGAEVAGVAILMELGFLGGRTRLEPSLRGAPLEALITL from the coding sequence ATGACGGTGGAGATGCGGGAGCTGCTCCTCAGCCGCATCCGGGACGTGGCCGACTATCCGAAGCCGGGCGTGCTGTTCAAGGACATCACCCCGCTGCTCGCGGACCCGGCGGCCTTCACCGTCCTCACCGACGCCCTCGCCGAGCTGTGCGTGACGCACGGCGCGACGAAGGTCGTCGGCCTGGAGGCGCGTGGTTTCATCCTGGCCGCACCGGTGGCGGTGCGGGCCGGCGTCGGTTTCATCCCCGTACGCAAGGCGGGCAAGCTCCCCGGAGCGACCCTGTCGCAGGCGTACGAGCTGGAGTACGGCACCGCCGAGATCGAGATCCACGCCGAGGACATCGGCGCCGATGACCGCGTCATGGTCATCGACGACGTCCTCGCCACCGGCGGCACGGCCGAGGCGTCCCTGGAGCTGATCCGCCGGGCGGGCGCCGAGGTCGCGGGTGTCGCGATCCTCATGGAGCTGGGCTTCCTCGGCGGGCGCACCCGCCTTGAGCCGTCGCTCCGCGGCGCCCCGCTGGAGGCGCTGATCACGCTCTGA
- the secF gene encoding protein translocase subunit SecF — protein sequence MSRLGTIGARLYRGEVGYDFVGKRKIWYAVSILITITAIVGLAVSGLNMGIEFKGGAVFTTPKTSVSVAQAQEFAEEASGHPAIVQKLGNDTLRIQVSELDTAQANTVGKQLAEDLNITGEINAELVGPSWGEQIANKAWTGLGVFMILVVVYLAIAFEWRMALAALVALIHDITITVGIYALVGFEVTPGTVIGLLTILGYSLYDTVVVFDSLKEGTKDITKQTRWTYSEIANRSINGTLVRSINTTVVALLPVAGLLFIGGGFLGAGMLNDISLSLFVGLAAGAYSSIFIATPLVADLKEREPAMKALKKRVLAKRAAAAARGESAEDASEDVPGEPQDALPGAAATAGAVVGQRGRGRGRPSSGKRR from the coding sequence ATGTCGCGTCTCGGCACCATCGGCGCCAGGCTCTACCGCGGTGAGGTCGGCTACGACTTCGTCGGCAAGCGGAAGATCTGGTACGCCGTCTCGATCCTGATCACCATCACGGCCATCGTCGGCCTGGCGGTGAGCGGTCTCAACATGGGCATCGAGTTCAAGGGCGGTGCCGTCTTCACCACCCCGAAGACGAGCGTGTCCGTCGCCCAGGCCCAGGAGTTCGCCGAGGAGGCCTCGGGCCACCCCGCGATCGTCCAGAAGCTCGGCAACGACACCCTGCGCATCCAGGTCAGCGAGCTGGACACCGCCCAGGCCAACACGGTGGGCAAGCAGCTCGCCGAGGACCTGAACATCACGGGCGAGATCAACGCGGAGCTGGTCGGCCCCAGCTGGGGTGAGCAGATCGCCAACAAGGCGTGGACCGGCCTCGGCGTGTTCATGATCCTCGTGGTGGTCTACCTGGCGATCGCCTTCGAGTGGCGCATGGCGCTCGCCGCCCTGGTGGCACTCATCCACGACATCACGATCACGGTGGGCATCTACGCGCTCGTCGGGTTCGAGGTCACTCCGGGCACGGTGATCGGTCTGCTGACCATCCTCGGTTACTCGCTGTACGACACGGTGGTCGTCTTCGACAGCCTCAAGGAAGGCACGAAGGACATCACCAAGCAGACCCGCTGGACGTACAGCGAGATCGCCAACCGTTCGATCAACGGCACCCTGGTCCGCTCCATCAACACCACCGTGGTGGCGCTGCTGCCGGTGGCCGGTCTGCTGTTCATCGGCGGCGGGTTCCTCGGCGCGGGCATGCTCAACGACATCTCGCTGTCGCTGTTCGTCGGTCTCGCCGCCGGTGCCTACTCGTCGATCTTCATCGCCACTCCGCTGGTCGCCGACCTGAAGGAGCGCGAGCCGGCGATGAAGGCGCTGAAGAAGCGGGTCCTCGCCAAGCGCGCCGCCGCGGCCGCCAGGGGCGAGTCCGCCGAGGACGCCTCGGAGGACGTTCCGGGCGAGCCCCAGGACGCCCTGCCCGGTGCCGCCGCGACCGCCGGAGCCGTCGTCGGCCAGCGCGGCCGTGGCCGCGGCCGCCCCTCGTCGGGGAAGCGCCGATGA
- the secD gene encoding protein translocase subunit SecD, whose amino-acid sequence MAAPKKGRRAPGGQGKPGRTLALILIVMAALVGGMFWSGDTTPRLGIDLAGGTTITLKAEAEPGKESAVNETNMKTAVGIIERRVNGLGVSEAEVQTQGRENIIVNIPKGTNSEQAQKQVGTTAQLFFRPVLNVAAAGPETPQPSGSPSASPSGKPGDKATDGKDKATAPSSSPTTQGRALTDALKAPTPTPSGAATDKPKAPESPNPAPTPSAPATAEVEKQFAALNCLDQTARANAGKAAKPEQPTVACGKNSGGIWEKYLLGPAEVDGKDVDDAQGVLDPQRGIWIVQMDFTSAGSKKFQKITSKLSQQPSPMNQFAIVLDGEVVSAPQVNQTLSASAEISGSFNQESAQDLGNILSYGALPLSFEQQSVTTVTAALGGEQLKAGLIAGAIGLALVILYLVVYYRGLSIVALLSLLASAILTYALMSLLGPAIGFALNLPAVCGAIVAIGITADSFIVYFERIRDEIREGRTLRPAVERAWPRARRTILVSDFVSFLAAAVLFIVTVGKVQGFAFTLGLTTLLDVVVVFLFTKPLMTLLARTKFFSSGHPWSGLDPKRLGAKPPLRRSRRVSAPTDPKEA is encoded by the coding sequence GTGGCAGCACCGAAGAAGGGCCGAAGGGCGCCGGGGGGTCAGGGGAAGCCGGGGCGTACCCTCGCGCTGATCCTGATCGTGATGGCCGCTCTCGTCGGCGGGATGTTCTGGTCCGGGGACACCACGCCGCGACTGGGTATCGACCTCGCGGGCGGTACGACGATCACGCTCAAGGCCGAGGCTGAGCCCGGCAAGGAGAGCGCGGTCAACGAGACCAACATGAAGACGGCGGTCGGCATCATCGAGCGCCGTGTGAACGGTCTGGGTGTCTCCGAGGCCGAGGTCCAGACCCAGGGCCGAGAGAACATCATCGTCAACATCCCCAAGGGGACGAACTCGGAGCAGGCCCAGAAGCAGGTGGGCACCACCGCCCAGCTGTTCTTCCGCCCGGTTCTGAACGTGGCGGCCGCCGGCCCCGAGACGCCGCAGCCCTCCGGCAGCCCGAGCGCCTCGCCGTCGGGCAAGCCCGGCGACAAGGCCACGGACGGCAAGGACAAGGCCACCGCCCCGAGCAGCAGCCCCACCACTCAGGGGCGTGCCCTCACGGACGCGCTGAAGGCTCCCACGCCGACGCCGTCCGGTGCCGCCACGGACAAGCCGAAGGCGCCCGAGAGCCCCAACCCGGCGCCGACGCCGAGCGCCCCGGCCACCGCCGAGGTGGAGAAGCAGTTCGCCGCTCTGAACTGCCTCGACCAGACCGCCCGCGCCAACGCGGGCAAGGCCGCCAAGCCCGAGCAGCCGACCGTCGCCTGTGGCAAGAACAGCGGCGGCATCTGGGAGAAGTACCTCCTCGGCCCGGCTGAGGTCGACGGCAAGGACGTCGACGACGCCCAGGGCGTGCTCGACCCGCAGCGCGGCATCTGGATCGTGCAGATGGACTTCACGAGCGCGGGCTCGAAGAAGTTCCAGAAGATCACCAGCAAGCTGTCGCAGCAGCCGTCGCCGATGAACCAGTTCGCGATCGTGCTCGACGGCGAGGTCGTCTCGGCCCCGCAGGTCAACCAGACCCTCAGCGCGAGCGCCGAGATCTCCGGCAGCTTCAACCAGGAATCGGCCCAGGACCTCGGCAACATCCTGTCCTACGGCGCGCTCCCGCTGAGCTTCGAGCAGCAGAGCGTCACCACCGTCACCGCCGCCCTCGGTGGCGAGCAGCTCAAGGCCGGCCTCATCGCGGGCGCCATCGGCCTCGCGCTGGTCATCCTCTACCTGGTGGTCTACTACCGCGGTCTGTCGATCGTGGCCCTGCTCAGCCTGCTCGCCTCGGCGATCCTCACGTACGCGCTGATGTCGCTGCTCGGTCCCGCCATCGGCTTCGCGCTGAACCTGCCGGCGGTCTGTGGTGCCATCGTCGCCATCGGTATCACCGCGGACTCGTTCATCGTGTACTTCGAGCGCATCCGTGACGAGATCCGCGAGGGCCGTACGCTCCGTCCGGCCGTCGAGCGGGCCTGGCCGCGCGCCCGGCGCACGATCCTGGTGTCCGACTTCGTGTCGTTCCTCGCCGCGGCGGTGCTCTTCATCGTCACCGTCGGCAAGGTCCAGGGCTTCGCGTTCACGCTGGGCCTGACCACCCTGCTCGACGTCGTCGTGGTGTTCCTCTTCACCAAGCCGCTGATGACGCTCCTGGCCCGCACGAAGTTCTTCTCGAGCGGTCACCCCTGGTCCGGACTGGACCCGAAGCGCCTCGGGGCCAAGCCGCCGCTGCGCCGCTCCCGCCGTGTCTCCGCCCCCACCGACCCGAAGGAGGCGTGA